The proteins below come from a single Terriglobales bacterium genomic window:
- a CDS encoding CpsD/CapB family tyrosine-protein kinase has product MDGKVEHWLEQIQKSVDEQVSGVSLAFPPTDAAPAETSRTEAAPPPPPPEIHADLAAVGFDRFATVHLPSRIERAVLPTSDGNDEAAREAYGVLRTRLLRRHAVTGIRTLAITSSVKGEGKTVTTLNLAMSCAQVQGMTILAVDGDLRSCGLSSSMGLSESNGGLAKVLKGSIPYEAAVLATNINNLYVLPSGMAGSHPAELYQGAALRNFLAWCKGRFKMVLVDCPPVVGLADSELITAACDGILFVARSRQTQPALLKQALGQLEQKKIVGVVFNGGQAHKYGYGYNYAYTNRGK; this is encoded by the coding sequence GTGGACGGCAAGGTCGAGCACTGGCTGGAGCAGATACAAAAGTCGGTGGATGAGCAGGTGAGCGGCGTGTCGCTCGCGTTTCCTCCCACCGATGCGGCTCCCGCCGAGACATCCCGCACGGAAGCGGCGCCGCCCCCGCCGCCACCTGAAATTCACGCCGATTTGGCTGCGGTTGGTTTCGACCGCTTTGCCACGGTGCATTTGCCGTCGCGGATCGAGCGCGCGGTGCTGCCGACCAGTGATGGCAACGACGAGGCGGCCCGCGAGGCCTACGGCGTGCTGCGCACCCGGCTGCTTCGCCGTCACGCGGTGACGGGCATTCGCACGCTGGCCATCACCAGCTCGGTGAAAGGCGAGGGCAAGACGGTAACTACGCTGAACCTGGCCATGTCGTGCGCGCAGGTTCAGGGCATGACAATCCTGGCCGTGGATGGCGACCTGCGGTCGTGCGGACTCTCCAGTTCGATGGGACTGAGTGAATCGAACGGCGGCTTGGCGAAGGTCCTCAAGGGCAGTATTCCGTATGAAGCCGCGGTTCTGGCAACGAACATCAACAATCTCTATGTGCTGCCGTCGGGAATGGCTGGATCCCATCCGGCCGAACTGTACCAGGGCGCCGCGCTGCGGAACTTTCTCGCCTGGTGCAAGGGCCGATTCAAAATGGTGCTCGTCGATTGCCCACCCGTCGTCGGACTGGCCGACAGCGAACTGATCACCGCAGCGTGCGACGGCATCCTTTTTGTGGCGCGTTCCCGGCAAACCCAGCCGGCCCTGCTGAAACAAGCTCTAGGGCAGCTGGAGCAGAAGAAAATTGTGGGCGTAGTGTTCAACGGCGGGCAAGCGCACAAGTACGGATACGGCTATAACTATGCGTATACCAATCGAGGGAAGTAG
- a CDS encoding polysaccharide biosynthesis/export family protein gives MTGVITRTGRIEEGKGVVMKSKAILSTGVVILTLILADSSLAQSAKGGTQSAAPSQNVAKKSDAAPAPAEGSAAPASDTAPARVAPVLPADYVIGADDVLDVNVWKEPDLTRKVTVRPDGMITLPVIGDVQAAGKAPKQLQDELKEKLKAYVSTPDVTVIVDGVRSVKFNIVGDGIAKPGTYTLSPPMTVLDAIALAGGLKDFAKKTKIYVLRVGADGTSTKIPFNYKEVTKGEKLTQNIEIKSRDTIVVP, from the coding sequence GTGACCGGAGTCATAACGCGAACCGGCCGAATAGAGGAAGGCAAAGGGGTTGTCATGAAGAGTAAAGCGATTCTGTCCACTGGCGTCGTGATTCTGACGCTGATTCTGGCCGACAGCAGCCTGGCACAATCGGCGAAAGGCGGCACGCAAAGCGCTGCGCCCTCCCAAAACGTCGCCAAGAAATCTGACGCCGCACCTGCCCCCGCCGAAGGCTCTGCGGCGCCGGCTTCTGACACTGCTCCCGCCCGCGTCGCGCCGGTGCTGCCCGCCGATTACGTGATCGGAGCCGACGACGTCCTGGACGTCAACGTTTGGAAGGAACCGGACCTGACCCGTAAGGTCACCGTGCGGCCCGACGGAATGATCACCCTGCCGGTGATCGGTGACGTGCAGGCCGCTGGCAAGGCGCCGAAACAACTACAGGATGAGCTGAAAGAGAAACTAAAGGCGTACGTTTCTACACCTGACGTGACGGTCATCGTGGACGGTGTGCGCAGCGTGAAGTTCAACATTGTGGGGGACGGCATCGCCAAGCCGGGGACCTACACGCTGTCACCGCCGATGACTGTGCTCGACGCCATCGCGCTGGCAGGCGGCCTGAAGGACTTCGCCAAGAAAACCAAGATTTACGTCCTTCGAGTGGGAGCCGATGGCACGAGCACGAAGATCCCGTTCAACTACAAGGAAGTGACCAAGGGCGAAAAGCTTACCCAGAACATCGAGATCAAGAGCCGCGACACGATTGTGGTGCCGTAA
- a CDS encoding UpxY family transcription antiterminator codes for MNSLEKANSLPIAATADSARWYAIHVRPRHEKKVVSQLQEKGITTYLPLLSETHRWSDRRKLVEIPLFPCYAFVSIADEAALRLTVLKIFGVLAFVGNQRQGTPIPDSEIEDLKTLLGSNIPFAQHPFLQVGKRVRVRGGALDGVEGILTERSGDRRLVLSVSTINRSLSVSIEGYQVELA; via the coding sequence ATGAATAGTCTGGAGAAAGCGAACTCGCTGCCGATCGCGGCTACGGCTGATTCGGCGCGCTGGTACGCCATTCACGTTCGCCCTCGGCATGAGAAGAAGGTCGTTTCGCAACTGCAGGAGAAAGGCATTACGACCTACCTGCCGCTGCTTTCGGAGACGCACCGCTGGAGTGACCGCCGCAAGCTGGTGGAGATCCCGCTGTTTCCCTGCTACGCCTTCGTCTCGATTGCCGACGAAGCCGCCCTGCGCCTGACCGTGCTGAAAATTTTCGGTGTGCTGGCGTTCGTGGGAAATCAACGCCAGGGCACGCCGATCCCCGACAGCGAGATCGAGGACCTGAAAACGCTGCTGGGCAGCAACATTCCATTTGCGCAACACCCGTTTTTGCAAGTCGGCAAGCGCGTGCGTGTCCGGGGCGGCGCGCTCGATGGAGTGGAAGGCATTCTGACGGAGCGCAGCGGCGATCGCCGCCTGGTGCTCTCCGTGAGCACGATCAATCGGTCACTGTCGGTGAGCATCGAGGGATACCAGGTCGAACTGGCGTGA
- a CDS encoding sigma-54 dependent transcriptional regulator, translating to MAAIIPEMPDAVRMNGHALPPMAVVFGNTAEMLAIRERVKRLASANVPVLIQGESGTGKDIIARVIHALSATGEQSPFLKVNCPAIPGSRLGSELFGCERAAGINGHEPGRDDLANGGTLYLDEIAELAASLQSKLLHLLQDGQFSGADDDRAEIRLVCASNRPLDREVEKGAFRQDLYYRINVVCIQVPALRQRKDDIPVLANYFLDVYSKKYDRPAAPLSRDLLARLRNYSWPGNIRELENLIKRYVILGSEDALTAEFTASSSESTAAPAAVNGNISLKALTRNAVRELETKIIIDALEANRWNRRRTARTLNISYRALLYKLKQANALKNTPAANDETGPQGHED from the coding sequence ATGGCCGCCATAATTCCCGAGATGCCGGACGCCGTGCGCATGAACGGTCATGCGCTGCCCCCGATGGCAGTGGTGTTTGGCAATACGGCTGAAATGCTGGCCATCCGCGAGCGCGTCAAGCGGCTGGCGTCGGCGAATGTGCCGGTGTTGATCCAGGGCGAAAGCGGCACCGGCAAAGACATTATCGCCCGCGTGATCCATGCGCTCTCCGCCACCGGCGAGCAGAGCCCATTCCTGAAGGTCAATTGCCCGGCGATCCCCGGCTCACGGCTGGGAAGCGAGCTGTTTGGATGCGAGCGGGCCGCCGGCATCAACGGCCACGAACCCGGACGTGACGATTTGGCGAACGGGGGAACGCTTTATCTGGACGAAATCGCCGAACTGGCGGCGTCGTTGCAATCCAAGCTGCTCCACCTGCTCCAGGACGGCCAGTTCTCCGGGGCCGATGACGATCGCGCCGAGATCCGCCTGGTATGCGCAAGCAACCGGCCGCTGGACCGCGAGGTCGAGAAGGGCGCCTTCCGGCAGGACCTGTATTACCGCATCAACGTCGTCTGCATACAGGTTCCGGCGCTGCGCCAGCGTAAAGACGACATCCCGGTGCTGGCGAACTATTTCCTCGACGTGTACAGCAAGAAGTACGACCGCCCGGCGGCGCCGCTTTCGCGCGATCTGCTGGCGCGACTGCGCAACTACTCGTGGCCTGGCAACATTCGCGAGCTGGAGAACCTGATCAAGCGCTACGTCATCCTGGGTTCGGAAGACGCGCTGACCGCCGAATTCACCGCTTCGAGTTCAGAGAGTACAGCGGCTCCTGCCGCTGTCAACGGCAACATTTCTTTGAAGGCGCTCACGCGCAACGCGGTGCGGGAGCTGGAAACCAAGATCATCATCGACGCGCTGGAAGCGAACCGCTGGAACCGGCGGCGCACGGCGCGGACATTGAACATCAGCTATCGCGCGTTGCTCTACAAGCTCAAGCAGGCGAATGCGCTGAAGAACACGCCAGCGGCCAACGATGAAACGGGGCCGCAGGGACACGAAGACTAG